Proteins encoded within one genomic window of Jiangella mangrovi:
- a CDS encoding phytoene desaturase family protein gives MTPEREYDGIIIGAGQHGLILGSYLARAGLKVLLLERRLGYGGGLSTEERTLPGFYHNLHSINHFSISSTPWFRDLGLSAKLRYITPRYEFAQPHSDGSALVFSRDLDETAANIARFSVKDAETFREWNVKAEEMTSRIFLKERFAEPLSEADRASVLGQSMLGSEFLELTRKQPLDAVNELFENEYVKVLFLFKLSLFGTVLHETLNSGSPVGSLIRAFDLTTGYELAEGGSWNLARSLMETFIAAGGEFRNQAHVERIVVDGGRVTGVSLAGGTELKARFVASTVDVHQTFAQMVGADHLPADVAARVEGHKHTPWTLFGLHLALNEPPRYAAAAFDPAVDRALKYNVGSETIESLLKAHDEVEAKRVPTNAQFGAGALSVLDPSQAPPGRHTAYAWQVVPYDIGGDPDAIDDARAGLQESILAKWRTYAPNMTPDNILGSYTYTAKEYTRELINMRYGDIFMGALTSDQVMYNHFGYRTAIDGLYMAGSACHPNGAITGGAGYIGASVIAADLGVKPWWTPTDARAELSDLA, from the coding sequence ATGACGCCGGAGCGCGAGTACGACGGGATCATCATCGGGGCCGGCCAGCACGGGCTGATCCTCGGCAGCTACCTGGCCCGGGCCGGGCTGAAGGTGCTGCTGCTGGAGCGCCGGCTCGGCTACGGCGGCGGGCTCAGCACCGAGGAACGCACGCTCCCGGGCTTCTACCACAACCTGCACTCGATCAATCACTTCAGCATCAGCAGCACGCCCTGGTTCCGCGACCTCGGGCTGTCGGCGAAGCTGCGCTACATCACGCCGCGCTACGAGTTCGCCCAGCCGCACTCCGACGGCAGCGCACTGGTGTTCTCGCGCGACCTCGACGAGACCGCCGCGAACATCGCCCGGTTCTCCGTCAAGGACGCTGAAACGTTCCGCGAGTGGAACGTCAAGGCCGAGGAGATGACCAGCCGCATCTTCCTGAAGGAGCGGTTCGCCGAGCCGCTGTCCGAGGCCGACCGCGCGTCCGTGCTGGGCCAGTCGATGCTGGGCAGCGAGTTCCTCGAGCTGACCCGCAAACAGCCGCTCGACGCCGTCAACGAGCTGTTCGAGAACGAGTACGTGAAGGTGCTGTTCCTGTTCAAGCTGTCGCTGTTCGGCACCGTCCTGCATGAAACGTTGAACTCCGGCAGCCCGGTCGGCTCGCTGATCCGCGCGTTCGACCTCACCACCGGCTACGAGCTGGCCGAGGGCGGCAGCTGGAACCTGGCCCGCTCGCTCATGGAGACGTTCATCGCGGCCGGCGGCGAGTTCCGCAACCAGGCGCACGTCGAGCGGATCGTGGTCGATGGCGGGCGCGTAACGGGGGTGTCGCTGGCCGGCGGGACGGAGTTGAAGGCGCGGTTCGTGGCGAGCACGGTCGACGTGCACCAGACGTTCGCCCAGATGGTGGGCGCGGACCATTTGCCGGCCGACGTCGCCGCCCGCGTCGAGGGCCACAAGCACACGCCGTGGACGCTGTTCGGCCTGCACCTCGCTCTGAACGAGCCGCCGCGCTACGCCGCCGCCGCGTTCGACCCGGCCGTCGACCGGGCGCTCAAGTACAACGTCGGTTCCGAGACCATCGAGAGCCTGCTCAAGGCGCACGACGAGGTCGAGGCCAAGCGGGTGCCGACGAACGCGCAGTTCGGCGCCGGCGCGCTCAGCGTCCTCGACCCCAGCCAGGCGCCGCCCGGCCGGCACACGGCGTACGCCTGGCAGGTCGTGCCGTACGACATCGGCGGCGACCCCGACGCCATCGACGACGCCCGGGCCGGCCTGCAGGAGTCGATCCTGGCGAAGTGGCGCACGTACGCGCCGAACATGACGCCGGACAACATCCTCGGCTCGTACACGTACACCGCGAAGGAGTACACCCGCGAGCTGATCAACATGCGCTACGGCGACATCTTCATGGGCGCGCTGACGTCGGACCAGGTCATGTACAACCACTTCGGCTACCGGACGGCGATCGACGGGCTGTACATGGCGGGCTCGGCCTGCCACCCGAACGGCGCCATCACCGGCGGGGCCGGCTACATCGGCGCCTCGGTCATCGCCGCCGACCTCGGCGTGAAACCGTGGTGGACGCCGACCGACGCCCGCGCGGAGCTCTCGGACCTTGCGTAG
- a CDS encoding SDR family NAD(P)-dependent oxidoreductase, giving the protein MTEMSPTAAGRVAVVTGAGQGIGAAVARDLAARGYRVAVLDRNGAGAKEVARSIGDGAGVLAVEADVADAESMAAARAAVIDTFGGVDVLVNNAAIFSTLTMRPFEEIGLDEWDRVMAVNVRGPFLCARAFSPDLRASARGRIVNLTSGAVFMGRPGYLHYVASKSALIGLTRSLAREFGDSGVTVNAIAPGSTETEVPRDTVTPADVARIVAGQAIKRRQTAADLVGTVAFLAGAESDFVTGQTLVVDGGMVFQ; this is encoded by the coding sequence ATGACCGAGATGTCGCCGACCGCGGCCGGACGGGTCGCCGTCGTCACCGGGGCCGGGCAGGGGATCGGGGCCGCGGTGGCGCGCGACCTGGCGGCCCGCGGCTACCGGGTCGCCGTCCTGGACCGCAACGGCGCGGGCGCGAAGGAGGTCGCCCGTTCCATCGGCGACGGCGCCGGCGTGCTCGCCGTCGAGGCCGATGTCGCCGACGCGGAGTCGATGGCCGCCGCGCGGGCTGCCGTCATTGACACGTTCGGCGGCGTGGACGTCCTGGTCAACAACGCGGCGATCTTCTCGACGCTGACGATGCGACCGTTCGAGGAGATCGGCCTCGACGAGTGGGACCGGGTCATGGCGGTGAACGTCCGCGGCCCGTTCCTGTGCGCGCGGGCGTTCTCGCCGGACCTGCGGGCGTCGGCGCGCGGGCGGATCGTCAACCTGACGTCCGGCGCGGTGTTCATGGGCCGGCCCGGCTACCTGCACTACGTCGCGTCGAAGTCGGCGCTGATCGGGCTGACGCGGTCGCTGGCGCGCGAGTTCGGCGACAGCGGCGTCACCGTCAACGCGATCGCCCCCGGCTCGACCGAGACGGAGGTGCCGCGCGACACCGTCACGCCGGCCGACGTCGCGCGGATCGTCGCGGGGCAGGCGATCAAGCGCCGCCAGACCGCCGCGGACCTCGTCGGCACCGTCGCGTTCCTGGCCGGCGCCGAGAGCGACTTCGTCACCGGCCAGACCCTGGTCGTCGACGGCGGGATGGTCTTCCAGTGA